The Coraliomargarita parva sequence AGGTGCTTGGCCGCTTTAACCAGATCCGTCTCAGCAACTCCCAGATCTACCACTCAAAGTAGTCGCGGGGCCTGCTAGCGGCTTTCGATGCGCTCGAAATGAGTTGCCAATCCATTAGAGGCATCGACGTCAATGAGGCAGCCACACAACCTGACGTCATTTTCCGCAACTGGGAAACGACGCTTCATTCCGTCCAGAAAAGTGGTGATAACCTCCTTGATGTCCCGCCCGAGAACAGATTCATAGGGGCCGCACATGCCTGCATCGGTCAGATAGGCGGTCCCTCCGGGAAGGACACGTCCATCGGCGGTCGGGACATGCGTGTGCGTGCCGACAACTGCAGCCGCGCGACCGTCCAGATGCCAGCCGAATGCGATTTTTTCGGAAGTCGCCTCCATGTGCGCTTCGACAAACACCGCGTCGCATTGGCTCTTCAGTTCGTCCAACAGACGGTCGGCACACTTAAAGGGACACTCGTCCGCCTTCATCGCCAGATAGTTGCGCCCCAGCACGGTAAATATCCCCAAGCGGAAGCCGTCCTTTTCGATGATGAGATAAGTTCGGCCAGGATTTCGGACCGGTAGGTTGGCCGGACGGCACACATGGACCAGTTGGTCGATTTCGCTTTCGAAGTTCTTTTGGTCCCAAGTGTGATCGCCGAGCGTGATCGCATCCACCCCGCTCTCCTTGAGCTCATTCGCGATTTTGGCGGTAATACCTGCCCCACCGGCGGAGTTCTCGGCGTTGGCAATGACGAGGTCCACCGCATAGGCCTCGCGCAGCGACTGCAGGCGTTCACGAACCAGCGTCCTGCCCGGACGCCCGACTATATCTCCCAGGAATAAGACTCTCGGCATGCACGCTATCCAAACTGCATGAGGCGCTGAAGCAAGCCTGTGCTTCAGCGCCTCACGAACTCACGCTTTCAAAGCGTACTTTCTCGCCAAGCTCAGGCGATGGATCTTGGCATTATGCCGCACATCGACCGGAAACTGCTTCTCAAAAAAGAAGGTATCGATATCCGAAGTCAGTGGATTTTTCGATGCGAGTGCTCCCAGGCTCTGCCGGAAGGCCGTCTCGGCTTCTTTCGTGCGGGGATAGGCTTGCTGCTCCGGTTCGATAACGATCGCCGGGTTCCCCCCACCCAAATCGATCAGGGCCGAGCGATACACATCCGGATGCAGGTTGAAAACCGCTTCACAGCAATCCGTGTAGTAGGTCTTGCCACTTGAAACCACGCGCTCAACAACCCGGCCGCAAAACCAGAGCCGGCCCTGCACATCCAGCCACCCAAGATCTCCCATGCGGTGCCAATACCCGTCGCCGTCCGTCACTTTGGCGCGGGCGTCCGCTTCGGGACGGTGGTCGTACTCTCGGGTTACCGAGGGGCCTTGGACCAGTATCTCGCCGATACAGCCAGTATCCAGCTCTATCGCATCCGAAAGACTCGGAATAGGCCCCTCCACCGGTTGGATAATACGCACGCTCACCCCTGGAAGTGTCCGGCCAACACAGGTTCCCTCGCCCTGCTTGGTCCTGGCTTCGGTTTCCGACAGCACCTCGGAGGCAGAAATGGAGCAGACCGGCAAGGCCTCAGTCGCACCATATGGTGTGTGAATCTCGCCATTGGGAATGATGGGCTGCATCATTTCCATGAGTGCCGGTGGTACCGGTGCCCCGGCCATCAAGATGCGTTTAACGCTCGGGAGCGTAATTTGCTGAGCCACGCAATACCGCGCGATTTTCGTCCATAAGGCCGGTGAGCCAAAACTATTGGTCACTTCGTTTTGACGGATCGCTTGAACGATCTTGGCGGGATCCACGGTCGCCGGACGACTCGGATTCATTTGTGGAACGACCGTGCACATGCCAAGCGCCGGATTGAAGAGCGCAAAAACCGGGAGCATCGGCAAATCCACTTCTCCCGGCTCAATCCCGTACTGGTTGCGAATGGCGTCGACTTGGGCGGCAAACATTCCGTGTGTGTAGCACACCCCCTTCGCGGGACCTGTGGAACCGGATGTGAAAAGCACCGCAGCCAGTTCGCTTGCCTGTGAATCCACGACAGGGAAGTTCCCCTCTCCGAGATGGTCGCGGATATGCGTCCCGAAGCCACGTCCCACAAGGACACGCGCGTTCAAGGCTTGAAAACTGGACCGAAACAGTCGCGAGATCCAGATAGCCAAGGGAATGCCGACCAGCACCTCCGGCTTGGAATGTCGGACACAAGCGAGAAAGGAACGCAGGCCCATCCCAGGATCAATCACGATCGGAACCGCGCCTAATTTAAATAAGGCAAATACGATGCGGATGAGGTCGAGCCCCGGCTTCACCATGAGCAGGACCCGAGTTCCGCGGGTCACACCGCGGAACTCGAGATAGCGGGCGGTTGCACCCGATTCGTTTTCAAGCTCGCTAAAGCTCAGCTCCCGATAGCCGATGGAGCCGTCCGCACCAAGCCGCAGAGGTGCTCGTACGGCCAAGGTATCCGGCTGTTGCCGTGCTTGCTCAGTCAGGAATGCCGCTACATTGATACTCATCTCAAAGCGCTCACATCTCGCTCACATACTGAATCGTTGACAATAAAAAAGCCGCTCCTCTCGAAGCGGCTTTAAAATCAGAACCGGTCGGCCTAGTAATCCTTAAGCGTGATCAAGCCCCAAAGCAGATCCACACGGTCGCCGGAATAGTTGCGACGGGAGTAAAGCTCGTCCGTACTCACCGCAAACGAGGTGGTTGGAACGGCCGAGTAGTCAGCTTGGGAATACTTTACGATACCAAGGACATTGGTTTCCTTGGGACCCATCTGGGCTTGACCGCTATCGCAACCGACGAAGGCAAGTGCAGACGCGGAAATAACAAGTAGTGCGAGTTGTTTGATACGCTTATTCATAAGGGGCTTAATAATTGTAATTTGTGGCCAATACATACGCTTGGCAAGCGGCTTTTTACAAAAGCGCGCTATTCCTCATCCAATACACCATCTGCGATATCGAAATTGGAGTGAACGGCTTTGACGTCGTCCAACTCGTCCAACTTCTCGATCAGATGCAGCACTTTGCGGGCGACCTCCTTATCATCGACCGGCACCGTAATATTCGGCAGGTAGACCAACTCGGAGGACTCCATCTCGATGTTCTTGTCCGAGAGTGCCTGGGAGACTGCATCGTAATCGGAAAGTGCACAGATCACCTCGAAGTGATCCTCTTCATTCTTGATGTCTTCTGCGCCGGCTTCCAGAGCCAGATCCATCAGGCTTTCTTCGTCGATCAACTTTGCGTCGATAATAAATTGCCCCTTGCGTTCAAACTGGAAAGCCACCGCCCCGACACCGGCAAGGTTGCCACCGTGCTTGCCCATGGTGCTGCGCACTTCGGAGGCGGAGCGGTTCTTGTTGTCGGTCGTCACCTCAACGATCAAACCGACCCCGCCGGGCGCATAGCCCTCATAAACGATTTCCTCATAACTCACCCCCGGGAGTTCGCCGGTTCCCTTTTTGATCGCGCGATCAATGTTGTCGGAAGGCATATTCTCCGCCTTGGCTTTGGCGATCACGGTACGCAGTCGCGGATTGAAGCCGGGGTCCCCGCCTCCGTCACGCGCTGCAAGCGTCAAGTCCTTGCTGATGACGCTGAAAATCTTTCCGCGCTTGGCATCCGCTGCCCCCTTCGCGCGCTTGATTGTGGCCCATTTACTGTGTCCTGACATATGAGGTATTTGATTCGATTTTGTTGAAACGAAAAGCGGAAAGTATCGTCCGCACTACTTTTTCGAACGAGTCTTGCCCGCCTTCGCAGCAGGTGCAGCTGCAGGCAGCGGCTCATCCGGACGGCTGTTTGTAATCTTCTGCTGGATGATCGTCAGAATGTTCTGGGTGATCCAGTACACGACCAGACCGGAAGCGAAATTATACAGGAAGATCAGGAAAACGAAAGGCATTAGCTTGAAGATCTTCTGCTGGGCGGCATCGGCAGTTGGTGACACCGGCATCATCTGCATCTGCAAGAACATGGTCACCCCCATGATCAAAGGCAGCGGATTGATCGGAAGTCCGGCAATCTCAAAGACCGTATGCGCCTGAGACAAGTCGGGCACCCATAGGAAGGGTTCGTGGCGCAACTCGGAGGCACTGCGCAGCATGTAAAAGAGACCGAGGAAGATCGGCATTTGGATAAACATGGGGAGGCAGCCTGCGACCGGATTGACCCGATGCTCCCGGAAGAGCTTCATCGTCTCCTGCTGGATCTTCTGCGGATTGTCCTTGTACTTCTCCTTAAGGGCGGCCATCGGCTCTTGGATCTTGGCCATGCGCTTCTGTGACTTGCTGGCTTTGGCCGTCAGGGGCCAGAACAGTAGCTTGACCAGTACGGTCATGATGATGATGGACCAACCCCAGCTCGGCACCACGGCATGGATGGCGTACATCAAGGATAGCAGCAGCTTGCTGAAGATACCGAAGAACTTCCCGAACTGCATGACCAGGTCTTGCTCGTTCCCCAGGGCTTGCAGGCGTTTGAACTCCTTGGGACCAATAAACAATTCGTAATCCAGGCCGCGGCTGCTGCCACCGGGGACCAATCCCACCTCGTAGGCCACATTGGCGGTGATGCCCGGATACGCGTCGGGGTGCTCGGCACTGTCCGGATAAACCAGATGGATAACCACCTCGTCTGCATAGAGATCCGAGGAAAGCACGCTGGCAAAAAACTGATTTTTAACCGAGGTCCATTCGTAGTTCCCGGTCTCGATGATTTCATCTTGCGGCCCAC is a genomic window containing:
- a CDS encoding TIGR00282 family metallophosphoesterase codes for the protein MPRVLFLGDIVGRPGRTLVRERLQSLREAYAVDLVIANAENSAGGAGITAKIANELKESGVDAITLGDHTWDQKNFESEIDQLVHVCRPANLPVRNPGRTYLIIEKDGFRLGIFTVLGRNYLAMKADECPFKCADRLLDELKSQCDAVFVEAHMEATSEKIAFGWHLDGRAAAVVGTHTHVPTADGRVLPGGTAYLTDAGMCGPYESVLGRDIKEVITTFLDGMKRRFPVAENDVRLCGCLIDVDASNGLATHFERIESR
- a CDS encoding fatty acid CoA ligase family protein, yielding MSINVAAFLTEQARQQPDTLAVRAPLRLGADGSIGYRELSFSELENESGATARYLEFRGVTRGTRVLLMVKPGLDLIRIVFALFKLGAVPIVIDPGMGLRSFLACVRHSKPEVLVGIPLAIWISRLFRSSFQALNARVLVGRGFGTHIRDHLGEGNFPVVDSQASELAAVLFTSGSTGPAKGVCYTHGMFAAQVDAIRNQYGIEPGEVDLPMLPVFALFNPALGMCTVVPQMNPSRPATVDPAKIVQAIRQNEVTNSFGSPALWTKIARYCVAQQITLPSVKRILMAGAPVPPALMEMMQPIIPNGEIHTPYGATEALPVCSISASEVLSETEARTKQGEGTCVGRTLPGVSVRIIQPVEGPIPSLSDAIELDTGCIGEILVQGPSVTREYDHRPEADARAKVTDGDGYWHRMGDLGWLDVQGRLWFCGRVVERVVSSGKTYYTDCCEAVFNLHPDVYRSALIDLGGGNPAIVIEPEQQAYPRTKEAETAFRQSLGALASKNPLTSDIDTFFFEKQFPVDVRHNAKIHRLSLARKYALKA
- a CDS encoding YebC/PmpR family DNA-binding transcriptional regulator, whose amino-acid sequence is MSGHSKWATIKRAKGAADAKRGKIFSVISKDLTLAARDGGGDPGFNPRLRTVIAKAKAENMPSDNIDRAIKKGTGELPGVSYEEIVYEGYAPGGVGLIVEVTTDNKNRSASEVRSTMGKHGGNLAGVGAVAFQFERKGQFIIDAKLIDEESLMDLALEAGAEDIKNEEDHFEVICALSDYDAVSQALSDKNIEMESSELVYLPNITVPVDDKEVARKVLHLIEKLDELDDVKAVHSNFDIADGVLDEE
- the yidC gene encoding membrane protein insertase YidC, translated to MDKKNLILGIACICAGLGVMFWQAKNMQETTPAPASESLESPTIEADVSSETGTSAPAVASSDSAEAAEDLLVGELQDERPEPADLTPEQTLKLANAYIEVEFTTRGGAIKDVAFLQTNRGGRDDYIFNQGTELPALGLSVKRADGKMVRLAGDYHVVAQDSHSVTFEGKIRDGLLIRRSYRLATEEAEHDPYVIKHSTVFVNESDSDIPLKSVYFNLGTAQPISAKQLPNFLNVGHYDGEDAEFVAINKLTGSKGFLGMGARGPQDEIIETGNYEWTSVKNQFFASVLSSDLYADEVVIHLVYPDSAEHPDAYPGITANVAYEVGLVPGGSSRGLDYELFIGPKEFKRLQALGNEQDLVMQFGKFFGIFSKLLLSLMYAIHAVVPSWGWSIIIMTVLVKLLFWPLTAKASKSQKRMAKIQEPMAALKEKYKDNPQKIQQETMKLFREHRVNPVAGCLPMFIQMPIFLGLFYMLRSASELRHEPFLWVPDLSQAHTVFEIAGLPINPLPLIMGVTMFLQMQMMPVSPTADAAQQKIFKLMPFVFLIFLYNFASGLVVYWITQNILTIIQQKITNSRPDEPLPAAAPAAKAGKTRSKK